In Paenibacillus ihbetae, the following are encoded in one genomic region:
- a CDS encoding glycoside hydrolase family 3 N-terminal domain-containing protein produces MSYKDPSKPIAQRVEHLLSLMTVKEKVGQLVQPFGWKTYESKDGKITLTESFKEQVKEGGVGSLYGTLRADPWTGVTLDTGLSPREGAEAVNEIQRYAVEHSRLGIPILIGEECSHGHMAIGATVFPVPLSLGSTWNTALYREMCRAVALETRSQGGAVTYSPVLDVVRDPRWGRTEECFGEDPYLIGEFAAASVEGLQGESLDGEASVAATLKHFVGYGSSEGGRNAGPVHMGTRELMEVDMYPFKKAVEAGAASIMPAYNEIDGVPCTVNEELLDGVLRKEWGFDGMVITDCGAINMLAAGHDTAEDGMDAAVSAISAGIDMEMSGEMFGLYLERAVEEKRLDVSVLDEAVRRVLTLKFKLGLFENPYADPARAEQVIGCSRHREMARQLAAEGIVLLKNEGSTLPLSKEDGVIAVIGPNADQGYNQLGDYTSPQPPSRVVTVLEGIRAKLGGDKGRVLYAPGCRINGDSREGFELALSCAGQADTVVLVLGGSSARDFGEGTIDLRTGASKVTGNDWSDMDCGEGIDRMTLQLSGVQLELAREIHKLGKRLVVVYINGRPIAEPWIDRHADAILEAWYPGQEGGHAVADILFGDVNPSGKLTISIPKHVGQLPVYYNGKRSRGKRYLEEDSQPQYPFGYGLSYTEFRYSDLQVTPQAIRTGETAVVTVNVENSGSVAGAEVVQLYINDAASRFTRPAKELKGFRKIYLEPGEKQRIEFTVGPEQLQYIGQNYQPVVEPGLFRVMVGKHVNDTLSADLTVQED; encoded by the coding sequence ATGAGTTATAAAGACCCCAGCAAGCCTATTGCCCAGCGGGTAGAGCATCTATTAAGCCTTATGACGGTGAAGGAAAAGGTCGGCCAGCTGGTCCAGCCCTTCGGCTGGAAAACGTATGAGTCGAAGGACGGCAAGATCACGCTGACCGAGTCGTTCAAGGAGCAGGTGAAGGAAGGAGGCGTCGGTTCCTTGTACGGCACGCTGCGTGCCGATCCATGGACCGGCGTCACGCTGGATACGGGCCTGTCCCCGCGTGAAGGAGCAGAGGCTGTGAATGAAATCCAGCGCTATGCGGTCGAGCATTCCCGGCTCGGCATTCCGATCCTGATCGGGGAAGAATGCTCGCATGGGCATATGGCGATCGGCGCGACGGTGTTCCCTGTTCCGCTGTCGCTCGGCAGCACGTGGAACACCGCGCTGTATCGCGAGATGTGCCGCGCCGTAGCGCTTGAAACGCGCAGCCAGGGCGGGGCGGTGACGTACTCGCCGGTGCTTGACGTCGTCCGTGATCCGAGATGGGGACGTACGGAGGAGTGCTTCGGCGAAGATCCGTATCTGATCGGGGAATTCGCTGCCGCATCGGTTGAAGGGCTGCAGGGCGAATCTCTTGATGGAGAGGCCAGCGTGGCGGCCACCCTGAAGCACTTCGTCGGCTACGGAAGCTCGGAAGGGGGCAGAAATGCCGGCCCTGTCCATATGGGAACGCGCGAGCTGATGGAAGTCGATATGTATCCGTTCAAGAAGGCTGTGGAAGCGGGCGCTGCTTCCATCATGCCGGCTTATAACGAAATTGACGGTGTGCCATGCACCGTGAACGAGGAACTGCTGGATGGCGTGCTCCGCAAAGAATGGGGCTTCGACGGCATGGTCATTACCGACTGCGGCGCGATCAATATGCTGGCCGCGGGGCATGACACGGCCGAGGACGGCATGGATGCCGCCGTTTCGGCGATATCGGCCGGCATCGATATGGAGATGTCCGGCGAGATGTTCGGATTGTATCTTGAGCGTGCGGTCGAAGAGAAGCGGCTGGATGTTTCGGTGCTGGATGAGGCCGTGCGCCGGGTGCTGACGCTGAAGTTCAAGCTTGGCTTGTTCGAGAATCCTTACGCCGACCCGGCGCGGGCGGAGCAGGTCATCGGCTGCTCCCGTCACCGGGAGATGGCCAGACAGCTCGCGGCCGAAGGAATCGTGCTGCTTAAAAATGAAGGCAGCACGCTGCCGCTGTCCAAAGAAGACGGCGTTATTGCCGTCATCGGACCGAATGCCGACCAGGGTTACAATCAGCTCGGTGATTATACTTCGCCTCAGCCTCCGTCCCGCGTCGTAACGGTGCTGGAGGGCATCCGCGCGAAACTTGGAGGGGACAAAGGGCGCGTGCTGTATGCGCCCGGCTGCCGGATCAACGGGGATTCCAGGGAAGGGTTCGAGCTTGCGCTTTCCTGCGCCGGGCAGGCCGATACGGTTGTATTGGTGCTCGGGGGCTCTAGCGCCCGCGATTTCGGCGAAGGCACCATCGATCTGCGGACAGGTGCCTCCAAGGTTACCGGCAATGACTGGAGCGATATGGACTGCGGGGAAGGCATCGACCGGATGACGCTCCAGCTGTCCGGCGTCCAGCTGGAGCTGGCCCGGGAGATCCACAAGCTCGGGAAGCGTCTGGTTGTCGTGTACATCAACGGACGGCCGATTGCGGAGCCGTGGATTGACCGGCATGCGGACGCCATTCTGGAGGCATGGTACCCGGGGCAGGAAGGCGGCCACGCGGTTGCCGACATTCTGTTCGGGGACGTGAACCCGTCCGGAAAGCTCACGATTTCGATTCCGAAGCATGTCGGGCAGCTTCCCGTGTACTATAACGGCAAGCGGTCCCGCGGCAAGCGATACCTTGAGGAGGATTCGCAGCCGCAATATCCGTTCGGCTACGGACTCAGCTATACGGAGTTCCGGTATTCCGATCTACAGGTGACCCCGCAAGCGATAAGAACGGGCGAAACCGCGGTCGTCACGGTGAATGTGGAGAACAGCGGCAGCGTAGCCGGAGCCGAAGTCGTGCAGCTATACATTAATGATGCGGCAAGCCGATTTACAAGACCGGCCAAGGAGCTCAAGGGCTTCCGTAAAATATACCTTGAACCCGGAGAGAAACAGCGAATCGAATTTACTGTCGGCCCCGAGCAGCTTCAGTATATCGGGCAAAATTATCAACCCGTCGTTGAGCCCGGCTTGTTCCGGGTCATGGTCGGAAAGCATGTGAACGACACGCTTAGCGCGGATTTGACCGTGCAGGAGGACTGA
- a CDS encoding carbohydrate ABC transporter permease, translated as MKDFHHLSTGWNVVFNLIAGIFSFLCVFPFLFVMIISFTDEASLARNGYQIWPEKWSLEAYKYVFQTGDTLLRSYGVTIFVTVVGTLISLFIISLYAYAISRKSFRYRNFFSFFAFFTMLFNGGLVPTYIVATQLLNLKDTIWALILPLALNAFYIMILRTFYSTSVPDAIIESGKIDGASEFKIFYKLVLPLSLPGLATIGLFSTLGYWNDWFNALLYIDDPNLVPLQSMLMRIETSMQFILQNSQNSSLSMAALQSMPQDTSRMAMVVLATGPIILAYPFFQRYFIQGLTIGAVKE; from the coding sequence ATGAAGGATTTCCACCATCTGTCCACCGGATGGAACGTTGTGTTCAACCTGATCGCCGGCATCTTCTCGTTCCTGTGCGTGTTCCCGTTCTTGTTCGTCATGATCATTTCGTTCACGGATGAAGCATCGCTTGCGCGGAACGGTTATCAGATCTGGCCGGAAAAATGGAGCCTGGAAGCCTATAAGTACGTATTTCAGACAGGGGATACGCTGCTCCGTTCTTACGGCGTAACGATCTTCGTAACCGTCGTGGGCACCTTGATCAGCTTGTTCATTATTTCGCTCTATGCTTACGCCATTTCCCGCAAGAGCTTCAGATACCGTAATTTCTTCTCGTTCTTCGCATTTTTCACGATGCTGTTTAACGGCGGCCTGGTGCCGACCTACATCGTGGCGACCCAGCTGCTGAACCTGAAGGACACGATCTGGGCGCTGATTCTGCCGCTGGCGCTGAACGCCTTCTATATTATGATTCTCCGTACGTTCTACAGCACGAGCGTTCCGGACGCCATCATTGAATCCGGAAAAATTGACGGCGCAAGCGAGTTTAAAATATTCTATAAACTGGTGCTGCCGTTGTCCTTGCCGGGCTTGGCTACCATCGGCCTGTTCAGCACACTGGGCTATTGGAACGACTGGTTCAATGCGCTTCTGTATATCGATGACCCGAACCTGGTGCCGCTGCAATCGATGCTGATGCGGATCGAAACCAGCATGCAGTTCATTTTGCAAAATTCCCAAAATTCATCGCTGAGCATGGCTGCACTTCAGAGCATGCCGCAGGATACGTCGCGGATGGCGATGGTCGTTCTCGCCACGGGCCCGATCATTCTCGCCTATCCGTTCTTCCAGCGTTACTTCATTCAAGGTCTGACGATCGGCGCGGTGAAAGAGTAA
- a CDS encoding ABC transporter permease, whose translation MGQFFKNLMTNKAMLFMVLPGTLWFLLFSYLPMFGTIIAFKEYRFSRDGFWASIVNSEWVGFQNFKFLFSTNDAYIITRNTVLYNFVFIILGLLFSVALAIVLSEIVNKRLAKVYQTGMFLPYFLSWVIVGYFAFSFLSMDKGMLNQILGWFGMEPVQWYSEAKYWPIFLTLISLWKSVGYNSVVYLAAIMGIDKSLYEAAMIDGANKWQQIKAITIPMLKPLMTILTLLAIGKIFYADFGLFYQVPRDSGTLYSVTNVIDTYVYRGLKTTGEIGMSTAAGLYQSVVGFILVLVSNYIVRKYDRDNALF comes from the coding sequence ATCGGACAGTTTTTCAAAAATCTTATGACAAACAAAGCCATGCTGTTCATGGTTTTGCCGGGGACGCTGTGGTTCCTCTTATTCTCATATTTGCCCATGTTCGGGACGATTATTGCGTTTAAAGAATACCGCTTCAGCCGGGACGGCTTCTGGGCCAGTATCGTAAACAGCGAATGGGTCGGATTCCAGAACTTTAAGTTTTTGTTCAGCACGAACGATGCGTACATTATTACGCGAAACACGGTGCTGTATAACTTTGTCTTTATCATTCTAGGGCTGCTCTTCTCGGTGGCGCTGGCCATCGTGCTGTCCGAAATCGTCAACAAGCGGCTGGCGAAGGTGTACCAGACCGGCATGTTCCTGCCCTACTTCCTGTCCTGGGTTATCGTAGGATACTTCGCGTTCAGCTTTCTGAGCATGGACAAAGGGATGCTCAACCAGATTCTCGGCTGGTTCGGCATGGAGCCGGTGCAATGGTACTCCGAGGCCAAGTATTGGCCGATCTTCCTGACGCTGATCAGCTTGTGGAAATCGGTAGGATATAACAGCGTTGTGTATCTTGCAGCGATCATGGGGATTGACAAGTCCCTGTACGAAGCGGCCATGATCGACGGCGCCAACAAGTGGCAGCAGATCAAGGCGATCACGATTCCGATGCTGAAGCCGCTGATGACCATTCTGACGCTTCTTGCGATCGGCAAAATATTCTACGCCGACTTCGGTCTGTTCTACCAGGTGCCGAGAGATTCCGGAACCTTGTATTCGGTAACGAACGTAATCGATACGTATGTATACCGCGGCCTGAAGACGACCGGAGAGATCGGAATGAGCACGGCTGCAGGTCTGTACCAGTCTGTTGTCGGATTCATCCTCGTCCTCGTATCCAACTATATCGTTCGGAAATATGACCGGGATAACGCATTGTTCTAA
- a CDS encoding ABC transporter substrate-binding protein: protein MSKSKKKWLLPLTLLLSASMLLSACGGKKEESAGSAEGTAEKPVELIWYTIGTPQKDVDKVEAEINKYTAEKIGVTIDMKMIDFGDYNQKMQVMAASGEPMDILFTSSWAFDYVQNARKGAFLELDELLETHGKGIKETIDPAFLEGSKVDGHNYAIPANKELPAQEAWRFNKSLLDKYNLDISNVRSMESLEPLLKTIKENEPNVVPLAISKDFGPLLPFDYIIEKMPMAVYLDDKEELKVVNFLEMPETLETLKLMNKYYKAGYISPEAATTTSTQDLMTSGNWFADRAATQPFADNLWSQSYGYPVVSTPAGDATIFNWSVMGSMQAISANSEHPEKAMEFLNLLNTDVYLRNLVDSGIEGVHYKKLSENVMENLPESKNYDMPTFSLGNVMLTYLNPEDPENKWEEFKKFNESGKPAPLLGFNFDPTKVSTELAAVNNVKEEFWAPLMTGTVNPEEYLPKANEKLKAAGLDKIIAEAQSQIDAWKANNK from the coding sequence ATGAGTAAATCGAAGAAAAAATGGCTCTTGCCGCTGACGCTTTTGTTATCTGCTTCGATGCTGCTGTCGGCATGCGGAGGCAAGAAAGAAGAAAGCGCTGGCAGCGCTGAAGGAACGGCTGAAAAGCCGGTTGAGCTGATCTGGTACACGATCGGAACTCCGCAGAAGGACGTCGACAAGGTTGAAGCTGAGATCAACAAATATACAGCTGAAAAAATCGGCGTTACGATCGACATGAAAATGATCGATTTCGGTGACTACAACCAGAAGATGCAGGTTATGGCTGCATCCGGCGAACCGATGGACATCCTGTTCACCAGCTCCTGGGCATTCGATTACGTGCAAAACGCGCGTAAAGGCGCATTCCTTGAGCTCGACGAGCTTCTGGAAACCCACGGCAAAGGCATCAAAGAAACGATCGACCCTGCGTTCCTGGAAGGCTCCAAGGTCGATGGCCACAACTACGCAATCCCTGCCAACAAAGAGCTTCCAGCACAAGAGGCATGGCGCTTCAACAAATCTTTGCTTGATAAATACAATCTCGATATCTCCAACGTAAGATCGATGGAAAGCCTTGAGCCGCTGCTCAAAACGATCAAGGAGAACGAGCCGAACGTCGTTCCGCTGGCGATCAGTAAAGACTTCGGACCATTGCTTCCATTCGACTACATCATCGAGAAAATGCCGATGGCCGTTTACCTGGATGACAAGGAAGAGCTGAAGGTTGTTAACTTCCTTGAAATGCCGGAAACATTGGAAACGCTCAAATTGATGAACAAGTACTACAAAGCGGGATATATCTCCCCTGAAGCAGCAACAACGACTTCTACGCAGGATCTGATGACTTCCGGAAACTGGTTCGCCGACCGCGCCGCTACACAGCCGTTCGCGGACAACCTGTGGAGCCAAAGCTACGGCTATCCGGTCGTATCGACGCCTGCCGGCGATGCAACGATCTTCAACTGGTCCGTAATGGGCTCCATGCAGGCGATCTCGGCCAACTCCGAGCATCCTGAGAAAGCGATGGAATTCCTGAACCTGCTCAACACCGACGTATATCTTCGCAACCTGGTGGATTCCGGTATTGAAGGCGTTCACTACAAGAAGCTCAGCGAGAACGTAATGGAGAACCTGCCGGAGTCGAAAAACTACGACATGCCGACCTTCTCCCTCGGTAACGTCATGCTGACGTACCTGAACCCTGAAGATCCTGAGAACAAATGGGAAGAGTTCAAGAAGTTCAACGAGTCCGGTAAGCCTGCACCGCTGCTTGGTTTCAACTTCGACCCAACCAAAGTGTCCACCGAGCTCGCTGCGGTCAACAACGTAAAAGAAGAGTTCTGGGCGCCGCTGATGACAGGTACGGTAAACCCTGAAGAGTACCTGCCTAAAGCGAACGAGAAGCTGAAAGCTGCGGGTCTGGATAAAATCATCGCCGAGGCGCAAAGCCAAATCGATGCGTGGAAAGCAAATAACAAGTAA